The Flavobacterium piscisymbiosum genome includes a region encoding these proteins:
- a CDS encoding helix-turn-helix domain-containing protein: protein MSISFMNVGKWVKFIKDNINFYRDGFFELPYLSNSPQVIVQSIVNSPSVKHVIEEQAVYRNNPFSKGVMRYREIEEGFWIIATSITFKKNVMLKAIYDEDLPIDYYTLTFSVFESEVKLQNTFADKTPFSSKYWGFKIPGTEVGAYFYKGSVCEFYLYGFSKEWAERNFSFGTLPEDNQIKKFLNSDRGFITYQDIVPNAAELSKEILINLEKNNHDLLSKAILKTQTFQLISTFFKNAYIDQRIGNYTPTETPEYRKIAKAEKLLLDTITNPFLGVEYIAEKVGMSPTKLKLTFKSVHGVSMGQYHKEKKLLLAMQMIQNTDMQIKNIALATGYKSSSKFTANFKKRFGKMPSEIRL from the coding sequence TTGAGTATCAGTTTTATGAATGTAGGAAAGTGGGTTAAATTTATAAAAGACAATATCAACTTTTACAGAGATGGTTTTTTTGAATTGCCCTATTTGTCTAATTCTCCTCAGGTTATAGTACAAAGTATTGTAAATTCTCCGTCGGTTAAACATGTTATAGAAGAGCAGGCTGTTTACAGAAACAATCCTTTTTCGAAAGGTGTAATGCGTTATCGGGAAATCGAAGAAGGTTTCTGGATTATTGCTACCAGCATCACTTTTAAGAAAAACGTGATGCTAAAAGCCATTTACGACGAAGATTTGCCTATTGATTATTATACACTGACTTTTTCGGTTTTTGAAAGTGAAGTGAAATTACAAAACACGTTTGCGGATAAAACTCCTTTTTCGAGCAAATACTGGGGATTTAAAATACCAGGAACAGAAGTTGGTGCCTATTTTTATAAAGGTTCTGTTTGTGAATTCTATTTATACGGATTTAGTAAAGAATGGGCCGAACGCAATTTTTCTTTTGGAACCTTACCGGAAGATAATCAGATTAAAAAATTCCTGAACTCTGATAGAGGTTTTATCACCTATCAGGATATTGTGCCCAATGCAGCTGAATTGTCTAAAGAAATTTTAATTAATTTAGAAAAGAATAATCATGATTTATTAAGTAAGGCAATTTTAAAAACACAGACATTTCAATTGATTTCTACTTTTTTTAAAAATGCTTATATAGATCAGCGAATTGGTAATTATACTCCAACAGAAACTCCCGAGTATAGAAAAATTGCCAAAGCCGAAAAATTGCTTTTAGATACGATAACCAATCCTTTTTTAGGAGTCGAATATATTGCAGAAAAGGTAGGGATGTCTCCAACAAAACTCAAATTGACTTTTAAATCGGTTCATGGCGTTTCGATGGGACAATATCATAAAGAGAAAAAATTACTTTTGGCCATGCAGATGATTCAAAATACTGATATGCAGATAAAAAACATTGCCTTGGCTACCGGTTATAAAAGTTCCAGCAAGTTTACGGCAAATTTTAAAAAGCGTTTTGGAAAAATGCCTTCTGAAATACGACTATAA
- a CDS encoding M3 family metallopeptidase encodes MNVLLSKFTTKHNTAPFSQIKIDDYLPAFQEGITLAKAEIDAIVNNPEAPTFENTVVAMDFSGDILDRLSSVFFNLNSAETSDEMQKIAQEVSPLLSEFGNDITLNAALFAKIKAVYHQKETLNLNPEQTTLLDKKYKSFSRNGANLAEDKKDKLREIDKELSKLKLQFEENILAETNAYELHLTDEKDLSGLPEGTIEAARLLAKNQEKEGWIFTLDHPSYLPFLTYADNRELRKKMAIAFGSRSFQNNEFDNQENVLKIAKLRFERANLLGYKTHAHFVLEERMAESPEKVFSFLNDLLAKAKPAAQKEFAELTAFAKELDGIEQLEKWDGAYYSEKLKQQLFNLDDEKLKPYFQLEKVLNGAFTVAKKLYGLTFTEVFDIDKYHDEVTTYEVTDADGNLVSIFYADFFPRKGKRNGAWMTSFKHQSIKDGVNERPHISNVCNFTKPTETKPSLLTFNEVTTLFHEFGHGLHGMLANTVYPSLSGTSVFWDFVELPSQIMENWCYEPEALALFANHYETGEIIPIEYVQKIKESASFQEGLATLRQLSFGLLDMAWHGQDPTNITDLKTFETEQFANTQLYPDVKENAMSTAFSHIFQGGYSSGYYSYKWAEVLDADAFEYFQENGIFNHEIATKFKDNVLSKGGTEHPMILYKRFRGQEPKPEALLKRAGLL; translated from the coding sequence ATGAACGTTTTACTTTCAAAATTCACAACCAAACATAACACAGCACCTTTTTCGCAAATAAAAATTGACGATTATCTTCCGGCTTTTCAGGAAGGAATTACTTTGGCTAAAGCCGAAATTGATGCTATCGTAAACAATCCCGAAGCGCCAACTTTTGAAAACACTGTTGTAGCAATGGATTTTTCAGGAGATATTTTAGATCGTCTTTCAAGTGTTTTCTTCAACTTGAATTCGGCAGAAACAAGCGACGAAATGCAAAAAATCGCTCAGGAAGTTTCGCCTTTATTATCTGAATTCGGAAATGACATTACGCTAAATGCTGCTTTATTTGCTAAAATAAAAGCCGTTTACCATCAAAAAGAAACTTTAAATCTAAATCCTGAGCAAACTACCCTTTTAGATAAAAAATATAAAAGCTTTTCCCGAAACGGAGCAAATTTAGCTGAAGATAAAAAAGATAAACTTAGAGAAATCGACAAAGAATTATCAAAATTAAAATTACAATTTGAAGAGAATATTTTGGCAGAAACCAATGCCTACGAATTGCATTTAACTGATGAAAAAGATTTATCTGGTTTGCCTGAAGGAACAATCGAAGCAGCAAGATTATTAGCTAAAAACCAGGAAAAAGAAGGTTGGATTTTCACTTTAGATCATCCAAGTTATCTTCCATTTTTGACTTATGCAGATAATCGTGAATTGCGTAAAAAAATGGCAATTGCTTTTGGCTCAAGATCTTTTCAGAATAACGAATTCGACAATCAGGAAAACGTCTTGAAAATTGCGAAATTACGTTTCGAAAGAGCGAATTTATTAGGTTATAAAACGCACGCACATTTTGTTCTTGAAGAAAGAATGGCGGAAAGTCCGGAGAAAGTTTTCTCTTTTTTGAATGATTTATTGGCAAAAGCAAAACCTGCCGCTCAAAAAGAATTTGCTGAATTAACGGCTTTCGCCAAAGAGCTGGACGGAATCGAACAATTAGAAAAATGGGACGGAGCTTATTATTCTGAAAAACTGAAACAACAGCTTTTCAATTTAGATGATGAAAAACTAAAACCTTATTTTCAATTAGAAAAAGTATTAAACGGTGCTTTTACAGTTGCCAAAAAATTATACGGATTAACATTTACTGAAGTTTTTGACATAGATAAATATCATGATGAAGTTACGACTTACGAAGTAACCGATGCTGATGGTAATTTAGTTTCTATTTTCTATGCCGATTTCTTTCCAAGAAAAGGAAAACGAAATGGTGCCTGGATGACTTCATTCAAACATCAATCTATAAAAGATGGCGTAAATGAAAGACCGCATATTTCGAACGTTTGCAACTTTACAAAACCAACGGAAACAAAACCATCTTTATTAACTTTTAACGAAGTGACTACTTTATTCCATGAATTTGGCCACGGTTTACACGGAATGTTAGCCAATACCGTTTACCCGAGTTTATCCGGAACTTCTGTATTTTGGGATTTTGTAGAATTACCAAGTCAGATTATGGAAAACTGGTGTTACGAACCGGAAGCTTTGGCTTTATTTGCCAATCATTACGAAACAGGAGAAATTATCCCAATTGAGTATGTGCAGAAAATCAAGGAAAGTGCAAGTTTTCAGGAAGGATTAGCAACTTTACGTCAGTTAAGTTTTGGATTATTGGATATGGCTTGGCACGGACAAGATCCGACCAATATTACAGATTTAAAAACTTTTGAAACAGAGCAATTTGCCAACACGCAATTGTATCCTGATGTAAAAGAAAACGCGATGAGTACGGCGTTTTCTCATATTTTTCAGGGCGGATATTCTTCCGGATATTACAGCTATAAATGGGCTGAAGTTTTGGATGCGGACGCTTTTGAATATTTTCAGGAAAACGGTATTTTCAATCACGAAA
- the purE gene encoding 5-(carboxyamino)imidazole ribonucleotide mutase, giving the protein MSKVAIIMGSISDMPVMQDAIDILKQFNIETEVDIVSAHRTPEKLFDFSKNAHTRGISVIIAGAGGAAHLPGMVASMSPLPVIGVPVKSSNSIDGWDSVLSILQMPGGVPVATVALNGAKNAGILAAQIIGSHDKKVLDTIIAYKEELKAAVNKAAEGLK; this is encoded by the coding sequence ATGAGTAAAGTAGCCATTATAATGGGAAGTATCTCTGACATGCCAGTCATGCAGGATGCCATCGACATATTAAAACAATTTAACATTGAAACTGAAGTAGATATCGTTTCGGCACACAGAACGCCGGAAAAATTATTCGATTTTAGTAAAAACGCACATACTCGCGGTATTTCGGTGATTATTGCCGGAGCCGGAGGCGCTGCACATTTACCGGGAATGGTTGCTTCTATGTCACCGCTTCCTGTAATTGGAGTTCCGGTAAAATCAAGTAATTCTATAGATGGCTGGGATTCGGTTTTATCGATTCTTCAAATGCCGGGCGGAGTTCCAGTTGCAACTGTAGCTTTGAACGGAGCAAAAAATGCCGGAATTCTTGCAGCACAAATCATCGGAAGTCACGATAAAAAAGTGCTTGATACGATTATTGCTTACAAAGAAGAACTAAAAGCTGCGGTTAATAAAGCGGCTGAAGGTTTGAAATAG
- a CDS encoding 5-(carboxyamino)imidazole ribonucleotide synthase: MNYFSSDFKLGILGGGQLGKMLLFDTRKFDIQTYVLDPSDEAPSKIACNKFFQGDLMDYETVYNFGKQVDVLTFEIELVNLEALTQLENEGLKVYPSPKTLKGIQNKGVQKDFYTQSNIPTASYLRFDSPAHLQKSVGNNEITIPFVWKCTEFGYDGNGVKVIRQISDMDDLPNVECIAETMVPFKNELAVIVVRNPSGEIKTYPVVEMEFHPEANQVEYVICPARIDEKVAEKARAIALNVSEKFNHVGLLAVEMFQTHEDEILVNEVAPRPHNSGHYSIEASYTSQFENHLRAILDLPLGNTDSKVAGVMVNLVGAEGFSGDVVYENIETILGWDGVTPHIYGKKQTRPFRKMGHVTIVNENMGEARRIAEDVKNTIKVIS, translated from the coding sequence ATGAACTATTTTTCTTCTGATTTTAAATTAGGAATATTAGGTGGTGGACAATTAGGAAAAATGCTATTGTTTGACACTCGAAAATTTGACATACAAACTTATGTTTTAGATCCAAGCGATGAAGCTCCGAGTAAAATTGCCTGCAATAAATTCTTTCAGGGCGATTTGATGGATTATGAAACAGTATACAATTTTGGAAAACAAGTCGATGTCTTGACTTTCGAAATCGAATTGGTTAATCTTGAAGCTTTAACGCAACTAGAAAACGAGGGTCTAAAAGTATATCCTTCTCCAAAAACCTTAAAAGGAATTCAGAATAAAGGCGTTCAAAAAGATTTTTACACACAAAGTAATATTCCGACAGCTTCATATTTACGATTTGATTCTCCGGCACATTTGCAAAAATCAGTTGGAAATAATGAAATCACCATTCCGTTTGTATGGAAATGCACAGAGTTTGGTTATGACGGAAATGGCGTAAAAGTCATTCGTCAGATCTCTGATATGGATGATTTACCAAATGTAGAATGCATTGCAGAAACAATGGTTCCGTTCAAAAATGAATTGGCCGTTATTGTAGTAAGAAATCCTTCAGGAGAAATAAAAACCTATCCGGTTGTAGAAATGGAATTTCACCCCGAAGCCAATCAGGTAGAATATGTAATTTGCCCTGCACGAATCGACGAAAAAGTAGCCGAAAAAGCCAGAGCAATTGCCTTGAATGTTTCGGAGAAATTCAATCATGTTGGTCTTTTAGCAGTTGAAATGTTCCAAACTCACGAAGATGAAATTTTGGTAAATGAGGTTGCTCCTCGCCCACACAATTCAGGTCATTATTCGATCGAAGCAAGTTATACATCACAATTCGAAAATCATCTACGCGCTATTTTAGATCTTCCGTTAGGAAACACAGATAGTAAAGTTGCCGGAGTTATGGTAAATTTAGTCGGTGCCGAAGGTTTCTCAGGAGATGTCGTTTACGAAAATATCGAAACCATTTTAGGATGGGATGGAGTTACTCCACATATTTACGGTAAAAAACAAACAAGACCTTTTAGAAAAATGGGTCACGTTACGATTGTAAATGAAAATATGGGCGAAGCAAGAAGAATTGCAGAGGATGTTAAGAATACAATTAAAGTGATTTCTTAA
- a CDS encoding helix-turn-helix domain-containing protein gives MTTNDWAKHIQKFLFLLKDDFFELPYLSNSPHVMLDSLIKIPIIKHNALKQVIFSDNAFWKGKMRYRKIEEGFWILETNINLKENVLAKATYTKDHLKEYYILSFSVFEYKFPFKDSDPITLLSTCWTFYKPETEVATYFYKGTEGKFFNIAMNKKWVDQNIKSGKFCGKGVLESFFNNQKGFYTWLDIAPNAHILSKKISKILDDENKIHLNTPELRKSCTKLIAEFFKNSLDSRIADNISLSNLDYYNVAKAEKMILHNLQSSFLGIDQIAYEVNTSPTKLKANFKIVFGFSMLQYHKEKNMLLAKQLLENSEVEIQIIAIITGYESASKFAAAFKKRFGTSPSVFREN, from the coding sequence ATGACCACAAACGATTGGGCAAAACATATTCAAAAGTTTCTTTTTCTGCTAAAAGATGACTTTTTCGAATTACCATACTTGTCTAATTCTCCTCATGTGATGTTAGACAGTCTTATAAAAATCCCTATAATTAAACATAACGCCTTAAAGCAAGTCATTTTTTCAGACAATGCTTTTTGGAAAGGTAAGATGCGTTACCGAAAAATAGAGGAAGGTTTCTGGATTTTAGAAACGAACATTAATCTTAAAGAAAATGTTCTTGCAAAAGCAACTTACACAAAAGATCATCTAAAAGAATATTATATTTTATCGTTTTCAGTTTTCGAATATAAGTTTCCTTTCAAGGATTCTGATCCTATTACTTTACTGAGTACTTGTTGGACTTTTTATAAGCCTGAAACTGAAGTGGCTACTTATTTCTATAAAGGAACCGAAGGTAAGTTCTTTAATATTGCGATGAACAAGAAATGGGTTGATCAAAATATCAAATCGGGTAAGTTTTGTGGGAAAGGTGTTTTGGAAAGTTTCTTTAATAACCAAAAAGGGTTTTATACCTGGCTGGATATTGCTCCAAATGCACATATATTGTCTAAAAAAATATCCAAAATATTAGACGATGAAAATAAAATTCATCTCAATACTCCAGAATTACGAAAGTCTTGTACAAAGTTGATTGCTGAGTTTTTTAAGAATTCATTAGACAGTCGCATTGCAGATAATATTTCACTAAGCAATTTAGATTATTATAATGTAGCGAAAGCCGAGAAAATGATTTTGCATAATCTTCAATCCTCCTTTTTAGGAATAGATCAAATTGCATATGAGGTGAATACGTCTCCAACAAAATTAAAAGCGAATTTTAAAATTGTATTTGGTTTTTCGATGCTACAATATCATAAAGAAAAAAACATGCTTCTTGCCAAACAATTGCTCGAAAATTCTGAAGTCGAAATTCAGATAATTGCTATAATTACAGGTTATGAAAGTGCAAGTAAATTTGCTGCAGCGTTTAAGAAAAGATTTGGTACATCACCTTCCGTTTTTAGAGAAAATTAA